The Spirosoma foliorum genome has a window encoding:
- a CDS encoding DUF2278 family protein codes for MSLSNYHLFVGRYDRGLMAPDANHFEIKLNTGAEFYRIAVNVRSQDGSMLMAFVDDNYQHELCARLLEAFPQNGNYNINDTAKRKQFGLDFLRRNMVGDFNKMLVLPNNLPGLDNDLEDKLISALDRSKADPNARIFAFGEQWPSTTKPDTYFHELKDQGLHDIHMNQGNPRGSFEKDNGVFQDGGLLIYYPSLSRWTAILLAFQTQFNTLNPATLHTDDQTGNRITGTSDNNPPVVDTQLDGEVVIVAALVNPKGNEAGKEKVILINVTDTDISLDGWKLVDRNRQEFVIHNVTIGAYGTTEIKITADSNFNLANKGGTISLLNSQGIKTSGVQYTKQQGQVEGKLIRF; via the coding sequence ATGTCACTATCCAACTATCACCTGTTTGTGGGTCGCTACGACCGGGGCCTTATGGCGCCAGATGCCAATCACTTCGAGATAAAACTTAATACGGGCGCTGAGTTTTACCGAATTGCGGTTAATGTCCGTTCGCAGGATGGCTCCATGTTGATGGCCTTTGTCGACGATAATTATCAGCATGAATTATGCGCCCGTTTGCTCGAGGCATTCCCGCAAAATGGTAATTACAATATCAACGATACGGCCAAACGAAAGCAGTTTGGACTGGATTTTTTACGGCGGAATATGGTCGGCGATTTTAACAAAATGCTCGTTTTGCCCAATAATTTGCCGGGTTTAGATAACGATCTGGAAGATAAACTAATCTCAGCGCTTGACAGGTCGAAGGCAGATCCGAACGCCCGGATTTTTGCCTTTGGCGAGCAGTGGCCAAGTACGACCAAGCCCGATACCTATTTCCATGAGCTGAAAGATCAGGGATTGCATGATATCCATATGAACCAGGGAAATCCACGTGGCTCGTTCGAAAAAGATAATGGCGTTTTTCAGGATGGTGGCTTGCTGATTTACTATCCGAGCTTAAGTCGCTGGACGGCGATCCTGCTGGCTTTTCAGACCCAGTTTAACACGCTCAATCCGGCTACCTTACATACAGACGATCAGACGGGAAACCGGATTACGGGCACTTCAGATAACAATCCGCCAGTTGTGGATACGCAGTTAGATGGCGAGGTGGTCATTGTAGCCGCTTTAGTAAATCCTAAAGGCAACGAAGCCGGTAAAGAGAAAGTTATTCTGATTAACGTTACCGATACCGACATCTCACTCGATGGCTGGAAACTGGTCGATCGAAATCGGCAGGAGTTTGTGATTCATAACGTAACTATTGGCGCTTATGGCACTACCGAAATCAAGATCACAGCCGATAGTAATTTTAATCTGGCCAATAAAGGGGGCACCATCTCGTTGCTCAATAGCCAGGGTATAAAAACCAGCGGGGTTCAATACACGAAGCAACAAGGTCAGGTGGAAGGCAAACTAATTCGGTTTTAA
- a CDS encoding DUF2252 domain-containing protein translates to MTRVDELLECIRMANQDRRKDLLKVKYEAMTEGPFRFYRATPYLFYKDWPIASYAKEHPNTWVCGDLHLENFGSFKGQNRLVYFDINDFDEALLAPCTADIGRLVTSLFLAGAPKLLNYPVETSRFLAQQFLAAYTKMLLQGKPRSIERETADGVLKQFLAKVAKQTRADLIERYTRGTGLKRKIVHKQIHPLVGEERESVRNWLTTALREQDGYELRDVALRIAGTSSIGLNRYVALAKGPTGKLHLLDVKATRPSVAEPYVGISQPSWSDEATRVVTLQNRLQDVPPANLWSMKGPNDEYFVVRYLQPQADRLKAKRIRAIQQLLPLIETMAQLTASAHLRSGGREGSATADQLIDFANQSDWAPELLGRAESYALQVYQDYAQFKAAFKAGWFTK, encoded by the coding sequence ATGACCCGTGTTGATGAATTGCTGGAGTGCATTCGGATGGCTAATCAGGACCGGCGGAAGGACCTCCTCAAGGTTAAATATGAAGCCATGACTGAGGGCCCATTCCGATTTTACCGGGCTACACCCTACTTGTTTTATAAAGATTGGCCGATTGCCTCTTATGCGAAAGAACACCCAAATACCTGGGTTTGTGGCGACTTACACCTTGAAAATTTCGGCTCGTTTAAAGGCCAGAATAGATTGGTATACTTCGATATTAATGACTTCGATGAAGCTTTGTTAGCGCCCTGCACGGCCGATATTGGGCGACTTGTGACCAGTTTGTTTTTGGCGGGTGCGCCCAAATTATTAAATTATCCGGTTGAAACGAGTCGGTTTTTAGCGCAGCAATTTCTGGCAGCTTATACAAAAATGCTGTTGCAGGGAAAACCTCGGTCCATAGAACGGGAAACGGCGGATGGCGTTCTGAAGCAATTTCTGGCTAAAGTGGCTAAGCAAACACGGGCGGACCTGATTGAACGTTATACACGTGGCACAGGACTTAAACGAAAAATCGTTCATAAACAGATTCACCCTTTGGTTGGCGAGGAACGTGAATCTGTACGAAATTGGCTCACGACTGCTTTGCGAGAGCAAGACGGATACGAGCTTCGCGATGTGGCGCTCCGAATTGCAGGTACGAGTAGTATTGGGCTGAACCGCTATGTTGCGTTGGCAAAAGGCCCGACGGGCAAACTGCATTTGCTCGATGTAAAAGCCACTCGACCATCTGTTGCGGAACCTTATGTGGGCATATCTCAACCGTCCTGGTCAGATGAGGCCACTCGGGTTGTTACGTTGCAAAATCGGTTACAGGATGTCCCTCCCGCCAATCTTTGGTCAATGAAAGGTCCCAATGATGAATATTTTGTGGTGCGTTATTTACAACCGCAAGCGGATCGGCTTAAAGCAAAACGGATTCGGGCTATACAGCAACTACTTCCTTTAATCGAAACAATGGCACAGTTAACGGCCTCCGCTCATCTTCGTAGCGGGGGACGGGAGGGATCGGCCACCGCGGATCAATTGATTGATTTTGCGAATCAGTCAGACTGGGCTCCCGAGCTATTGGGAAGAGCAGAATCCTACGCATTGCAGGTATATCAGGATTATGCTCAATTTAAAGCCGCCTTTAAAGCCGGATGGTTCACTAAATAG